The following DNA comes from Euwallacea fornicatus isolate EFF26 chromosome 28, ASM4011564v1, whole genome shotgun sequence.
GATTGAGACTTGCATCAGTGTGAGTTTTAGTGTTGTGATTTTAACCCGTTTTATAAATGTTTGTCTACTGTTACTGAGTGTCTCCCTCCCAGCTATAATTTACTCAAATCTAAACGCAAAAAATCCACAATAAAACCACGAAAACTTGCTCCGCCGGTCAAGTTACAttccaaaatgttttatttgaaacagcCGCGGTCAAAGGAAATTTCTTCTTGATGTTACCAAACGCGATGAGGCATCGGACGAAGTGATTTTCCACGTTTCTCGATATTCGTCGAGGCGGCAACTAGAGCGTCCGTCTTATTTTGCCTGTACATCGTATTAGTGCAGACCTTCCTGTTTGCTCCAACCTGCAAGTCCTTTAATGCTCCATGACCCCTGTTTGTACTCAGGTTTGTAACGTCGGTACACACAGAACCGCAACTGCATGGAACCCCGTATATTCCTGGTACCGATAAAATACCTCGTTACTCTGTCTACGTCTAAGTTACGACTTTGAGGGCAGATTGGAATCGTTTGTTGCGCCACCCACTGCAGATGCAGACGAAACGTCAGGAAGAAATTCCCTTAGACTACGGCTTCAAATTCCGATTGTAATGTGTTTTTCCTGTGATTTTTAGGAGAGCTGGTGGCATCGACTTAGCCTCTTCCCGCTTAAGTTCCACCAAACGTGGGTCGATTCCAGCGAGCGGAAACGTCTCCGGGGACGATTCCACCACTCAGGGCGATGCCACAGACGGTGACGAAGGTCTTAACtaagtatttatttatcgGCTCGAGTTTAATAACGCTTTAATACACCACCGATTAATCGAATCgggttaataataatagtgcAACGATGACCAGTGAGACCCAGTCGAGTTTTTCCAATAATAACACCCATATTATCGCTTTTATTTACCGTTCTTTTACTGTGAAAAGAACGCCCAATAAGTTCTCACTCGTTGTCAGTCAGTAATTTATGTTGtcgattttcttttattaaattaacacTAATAAGAGTAAACATTGCTTTTGTATATACATGTTACATTGTCTTGTACTTAGCCAGTGTTTAACAATATGACAGTTTAATTTTGAACGCCGGTGTATCTTAATTATGGGAATGGTTTGTTGAAATTGAGTAGTAAATTTCAGTCtatgacacttttttttatcaatcaaTGCTTTTTTGTTAAGACGATATATTCTTTTTATAGCCTTCTTAGCTGATAAGACTATTTATATCTTTCATTAcgcatttttgtattatttttttatacggTATAGATGCTGCTAAGACTGTAGACGTGCCCTTTGGGAAACACCTTTTAATGCCACTCAATTATAAACAGTCGCAAAATTCTCTCCATCTCGGACTTTCACCTATTTAAAGGTTAATCGAGCTGGGTGTGTTCGCTTTCACTCGCATCCCATTCTGAGCGACCCGCAAAGTCAAAACAATATCAATATTACTAACAATAATTAGGCGTAGAGATCAgtaatacaataaataataattattaaattaacattttgatacatattttgtagaatatatattttgtaaaaacaacCTATTTTTAGGCTACCGTCGTCGGTTTTGAGCATGtttttgtatattaaaaacttactaTTGCAGTTTGTAAATATGGTGTCAGGGCTCACTTAAATATACAATTAACGCGTTCAATAAAACCTGTTAAAACCAAAacgtgttgttttttttataacggCCTGGGAGAGTAACCACCTAGAAACCGGCCTGTATGTTATACGAGGAGTCCCATTTCTAACACGAGACTGTTGTTTCCAACTTATTTAATTCGCGTTCTGTACGCAAAAGGGTATATCGCTTGGGAAATTTATCgcaaaacaaacattttggAGGACTGGTTAAACAGGTGAAGCACCTGATCAACTCATACACCCAGGTTTCCAGCATCGATAGACTTACGTCCTTGCTCTCTATCGTTGTGGTTTCATCCTTGTTTGTAACTCCCACCGTCTTCACTTTTAAAGTTTACACCATATGCCTTGCTCATTCTACGATTTATCCACGTCCTCCTGTTCATATAGCACAAATCGTACGTTTCAATTCTCACCTTTGGAGGAAGCATCTAATAATTGTTATCTTTCGTCGACTTGGTTCATAACTTGTACTTAACGTTAATTGACGCAAATCTACCAAAGTCACCAAATAATACTCAAAGTTTTCTACGTAAATGCTCAAATAAGAAGGCGCGTTAAGGCTTAAGTGGACTTGAACCACGAATGATATCTACTTTAATTATTCatagatttttctatttagccaataatttgatatttcacgATCTACTGACTGAagagttataaaaaattactcacAATATATTTACTAAATCACAGAGATAATGAGAAATCCGATGCTACCTGAAAACTATAGCTGTCTAGAGAACAACGTTTTTAGTAGTCCAAATATTTTGAGTACTGTAACCGCATATGATTTCATAGATATGGTGCGCGTTATCCGaagcaatatttttctaatgaaaaGCAGAGCACTTTCTCCACGCGATGTGGCAAGTCATTAGCGATACTAACTAATTAGTTAAACACATTGAAAGCTTGGTacacaaaaaacaatttactgGATCTAGGAGACAGAAGTGATAAGCCACCAGTGCAATAAAAACGAACCTTTCTGAATCTCTCATTGGTGGTTGTGTGCAATAGttgtattttacaaaaatatctagTACTGCCAAAGTTCAATCATATATAGATCTAGATCATAATGGATACTTTCCTTTATTCCACTGAAATTACTGACGTTATTGTCGAAGGAACAGCCCAGTCCACAACGGTAAATGTAACGAGCGTTGGAATTGGAGAGGTAAGTAATCGTAGCAAAAAAGACATACGCTACATTACCACTTAAGTACCTagctatttaaattttaatttagatcGACTACGAAAATGAAGAATTCCCTAATACGATATGGTATACTAAAGGAATCGACAATATTCTCTTGGCCTCTGTCATATTTCTACCCATCTGTATAACTGGATTAGTTGGTAATATTTTAGAGGATCGAGAGATTGTGAACATCAAGCGTTTTAACACTTAATAGGAAACCTCTGGGTTCTCTATGTCTTAAAAATCAACCAACACCTAAGAACACCCTCCAACCTGATAGTAGGCAATATGGCGGTAGCAGATTTGCTCTCCACCATCATCTATCCATGTTTCATATTTCTCTAcgattatttccaaaattaccaACTTGGTTCTGTGGGATGCAAAGGGGAAGGATCTGCTGAGTGTAAGCAGCGTTTCCATTATTATCATGGCAGTTTTCCATTACAGCCCTCATCGTCTTTCTATCAAATGTTTTCTTAGGCACTATTTTATTGGCAAGTGTGATAAGCATGACCGCAATCACTTATGACAGACTAACAGCCATTGTATTGCCAACTGATGTCAAAATGGACAAATTCAAGGCCAAGATTCTGATATGCTGTACATGGGTAGTCGCTTTGCTTCTTTCAGCGCCGCTGACCATTTTTAGAGATTATCGGGTAAATTCTGACCAtataattatgtaaattaacaaacattattttcaaacatttaggAACGTATATGGAAAAACTTTGATGAGAAATATTGCGTCGAACAATCAGTTGTAGTAAATATATACTGGTATGTCATAATAACAGCCCTTGTATGGCTACCCCTAACCATTCAGATTATGTGCTATAGTGCCATTTTTATTAAGGTACTTTATCATTTTTGGAATGATTTTACAAAAGTTTAACACTAAGCGAATTGTAGCtgaataaatatgaaaaagtcATAGTAAAATCGCTGAATCGTCAGCATTTGGGCTACAAAAGGAGCGCGGCAAAAATgatgtttattgttatattgACTTTCATGGCCTGTAGACTTCCTTTCACCGCTTTCATCATATACAGACACCAAATGCTTAAACACAATAATGCTTCGTCCCAGGCTGATGTCAAAAATATGGTATGTTGATTtacaattcaaataaattttggggGCAATTTGCTTATTACAATACGAAAAATATTGACAAAGTgtagaaatatatatttatactaAATACTGAGTACAAATGTTAAGACAAAAAAcacttatatttttatattatttacaagaaaaatatttcttttaaaccaTCGATAACAAACATATTATACaatatatagaaatatttacAGTGCGGTCATTGATGACTTTGGAACGTATCAAAGTAACTGCGTACCAAACAAACTACCAATATAATACAGAGTGGACCTCTATGAAATGCGTCGATGAATTACACATACGctatgattatttttcttatttatactttttctATAATTCATCGAAGCAATTCCCGTCGGACTACCTTGTATAGTCCCTAAAGatttaagtttatttaagGCACTGCATTAATACAACATATTTATATCAGGTACTGTAACGagttattaatttcttaataGCTAAAGTGCGAAGCAACAAAAGTTTACACACAACGCAACCactaaaacttcaaaatatacTCACTAATCAGTTcaaaaacaagatttttattgaattcggTTTGATTGAGGGTTGCACAGTGTTGAACGGGAATACTTTTGGTCTGGGTTCATAAAGGGTCCGTTGTGAATTATATGAACTGTTAAGTGACGAGGATAGTCTAAATTGGGGACTAGTTTTGGTGTGATTAAGAAATATTGGGATGTATCGGCTTGACAGGTGGTTTCAACCactaatttgaaaatacgtCTTTCGTTGGTTGCATCCATACCTGAAACGTTAATAGGTagttaatttttcatcaaataagTGCAGAAAGAATAATTACTTTGCCCCACACGAAATGCAGATgacacattaaaaataaaaaaaatgacaccATATATAACACAGAAAAATGGTATTATCAAAAGACCTAACATTTTTTGTGTGCGTTAATATTCACACATTTAAGAGAAGCGGAAAATAACTCATTACTTCAAGGTAATTGTTTTTGAATAGACCACAATCAAGTATGGTAGTTATACTCGAGAAACAGTCATGCccaatatttctttttatttattcgcaCAAGTGCGACACAGATCTACTTTCAATTCGCAAATGCATCTGGTAAGGCAACTATCACACATccattggaaaaaattttgaaaacgcaGACATGTTATAAGGCATGAGGTACTATAGCTACAAGTTTTCTACAGAAGCAGGATAAGCTCAAAACTCATTCAGTAATGGCTCATTTTAACATTCTATAAGAAACGTTTGCCTTCCATAGATATTCTATTTCTTCTTAGGTGATATAGTATTAGTACTCTGGAGATAAATCGTCTTGTAGCTTAACCACGATATGCactttatactttttttagaCTAAAGGACTTTACCACTCCTTATGGTTCAGCTCGAAATACCTCTTAATCGTCAATGCTGCTTTAAATCCACTCATCTACTCCGTCACAAACTTATCTTTTAGAAACgcctttaaaaaatcaaggtatatttattttatatatatgtgGTCagtataataaaatcaaagaGTTTTGTCTTTCACAGATTAAGCCGGTTGATATTCAAGGAAACCAGACAGCAAAACAATGTCAAACCTATATATCAGAAGCAGAAGCGTTTAAAATCAAGCGAGGATACTAAACATATGAACATATGTTTTATCTTTAAGAAGGATTTGATAAAGTCTACTCAAGAGCGTGACACAAGTACAAAAGTtgttgcaataaataatatcataTAAAtcgtaaatgaaaaatggaaaatcgcgaaacaaaatattaaatattcagtTAGTTTAGTTGTAAACGGGTCTCTAAATATGTGGCTCTTAATACAAaatctttttcaaatattgccattacaaaacaaacaataacacATAAACTTCGCAAAAAAACTTTGATCACCGTATTTGGAAAACCGTCAACTTTTGGGAAAAGAGGAATGAGGTCAAATCGTTATCGTCActtcagaaatctgtggtagaagtTATTAATAAGTACTAATAGGTTTCGACATCTAAATTGTGCAAAAATACACGTGTCACTGGTTCTTTACTCTATTtccacattaataatttctgtGTAAGTCTTGATTtcccaaataaaaataaccatcCTCTTCTTGATTTCTTTTAAGGCCAAATTAACAATATGCTCTCCATTTTAACTGCAAATTAATTTCcggaaaaaagttcatatagaTTTGCATGGTTCTATAGAAACTAACTTGAAACCTTAACTTTACCTTGATTAATCTCATCCACACATCGGAAAGGAACCGGTGTTAATTCTTGCAGTGCTAACATAAACGCTGCCGTAGCTACCGCTCGTTCTCCACCGCTTTGAATCGTTGTGTTTAGCTCTTGTAGAGGCTCTCCACTTCTATAAGTGACctgaaagaaatataaaaccaatttaatattatttatataaaacattgtttttattttagccGATAACTAAATAAGCGGAAATTGAAGCTATTAACCAAATATCCTTAAAGCTTGCGAAACTGAGCTAAAAAGTGAATGATAAACCATAATAATACCCTTATGGCAATGCCATAATCCGCATAGTTCTTCTCATCATCTCCCTGGCATAGAGCAATTTCTCCAGCGCAGCCTAGCTTTTCAAAAGAGGTGGCAAATCGAAGATTAATGGTTGTCAATAGGTCGTTTAATGGACTCAGCCATTcctaaaaacaattattaaatttacgttgtttCAAAAAACGCTTAgagagaaattttgaaatacattTTGCAAACGTTGCATTTTAGCTTCCAATTTTTTGGTTTCAATCTTTTCATCATGAATGCTTTGTGTTAACTTTCCAATTTGGGTAACCCGATCTTCATACTCTCGCATCTCTGTCGTGTCTGCAATGTTCAGACAGCCTATCCTTGAGTTTAGGTCTTCcttctttttatttagttCTTCAATGTCGTCTACAAATTCAGATAGtcacaaaataaaatcaaatgcACTGTATCACTgaaagtattaattttatgaaagaTATGCTATTCATACTTCCTAACTCATCGTGAATTTGCCGAAATTCGTCGAACCCAACGTCGGCTGGGGTGACTCCTTTGGACAAGGCTTTGGCCTTTTGCAGTATATCTTTGGCTTCCTGCATGGCGACGTTATATTTATCAGTTACCAAACCTAATGTTTCTTTGGCGTCACGAATTTGTCTATAAGTCACAAATtctttatagaaaaaattcatacatttcaaatagaatttatgaaaattccaTGAAAGATTACCCTTTAGTTTCACGCTCAACTTAcccttttttttctgtaatctCACTGCCcatatattcaattttctgtCGAATTGTTTCGATTTTAAGCGAATTTAAATTGCAGTTGATTATCAATCTTTGCAATTCGTTAAAATACTTCTTTAAACTTTCTATCAGGAGACCCATCGTTTGGATAATCTTCTTAGTTTTCCGTCTCGATTCGCTTTTAATTTCTTCAGGTGATCGTTTATTGTTCTGCATTTCTTTTAGGTATCTCTGACCCGATGCTATCTTAGTTCCCAAAgcctaaaaagaaaaaacaatattggaatttaaaagaaaacaaatttaaagacTTACGTCAATCTGCTGCTTTTTCTTATGCACCTCCATCAACTTCTCCTTGTAGGATTTGATTTTCTCCTCTAAACTCTGGATTGGGCCATTCAAATTTGCAagttgattttctaaattttctacttttcttcttatttctCTACAACGCCCTGCACAAATCCTAATATCACTCATCAATATTACCTAAACAACTAACTTTGTTGGCAAAGTGTCGCCACTATAAGAACTCACAAAAgatgacaaatttttaatgacacaaTAGGGGCATTGTGATCAAAATGATGACGGATGGGTGCGCTATATAAAGTGCCCCAGAATACGTAAGAAATCTTCTAGATTCGCACATTTTTAGATCcgaaaaattaagtttaaattcaAACACATCTGGCAGCTTGAGTAGTTTAAAGAATTGCTTACCCTTAACGTTCTCCAAACGTACTACATCTAAAGACAAGGACAACCCTCCATCTTTTCTTATCAAATTCTGTCGACTACTTTTCTCCCCAGAATATTTAGAATAATGGACAgcgaatctaaaaaaattctcagCTACGTGAAAATTCTGAtaacgaaagaaaaattataatgacTTACCGAAACCTATCGCTGAAAAATACCGATAACTGCTGCGGTACCTTCTCATAACAATTATTCGTCGTTGCATCCCCTACCGGAATATTATGCAATCGATAAGATTCACACAAATATCTCATAATTGGTTCGGGGGCTGTGAACAATGTATTTACGTACGTATAAAACCCATacgttttcaaattctgaatgGGAATATTTGGCTGATTGTATCCTTCAGGGGCCGGCCCTAAAATAAGAATGGTCacgattaataattatatgaGCGATTTACAGTCGTTCAAAAGATTATTCTATTATTGAAACTGTCATCTTACTTCAAACACcaaatgaaaaaacatttaatattctaacatttaaataactatGGGAAGTTTAATTGATTGCAATAAAAGTAATGCCCGCatgatatataaaaaaataaagttaccCCCAATATCTAAGCAATCATCAACTTCGCAACATTGCTATTACCATCATTGGAACATGGAACTATTGAAATAACAAACCTGAATGCAAGGCATTGATCGATAACCCTTGTTGCTCTCGTAGGGAACGAATAAGCAAATTCATGTCAGATTTTTCTGTGCAAGTAAACGCCAATCTGTCCCTTAACGGTATCATGCTTTCAATGTATTTTGCTTTTAGAACATCATAAACATTAATCTCTAGCATCATTGGTTCGCATATTTCACCTTTGAAAAGGTGCCTGTTACTTCTTAGCCAAAGAACCGCCGTGTATGCATCATTATTTATTCTCTTTAACTGAAAATGACGGAATTACCCCATCAAAtgttgtatttaaaaataattttaaatataattaccTGTTCTAATCTCGTTTGCTTGACGTTTTCAATCCTAGTTTGCTCGTGCTGCAAGGCtttcatttcagtttttccatcAGCACAGTTTTGTTCAAGCTGTTCTCTCTGAACCTGGAATTGCCTTATTTGGTTCATACCATTAGTTATTTCCCTCGAAATCACGAGCTTTTGATCATTTCCtgtgaaaaaagtaaattgaaaTGGA
Coding sequences within:
- the LOC136347342 gene encoding substance-K receptor-like; translated protein: MDTFLYSTEITDVIVEGTAQSTTVNVTSVGIGEIDYENEEFPNTIWYTKGIDNILLASVIFLPICITGLVGNLWVLYVLKINQHLRTPSNLIVGNMAVADLLSTIIYPCFIFLYDYFQNYQLGSVGCKGEGSAECTILLASVISMTAITYDRLTAIVLPTDVKMDKFKAKILICCTWVVALLLSAPLTIFRDYRERIWKNFDEKYCVEQSVVVNIYWYVIITALVWLPLTIQIMCYSAIFIKLNKYEKVIVKSLNRQHLGYKRSAAKMMFIVILTFMACRLPFTAFIIYRHQMLKHNNASSQADVKNMTKGLYHSLWFSSKYLLIVNAALNPLIYSVTNLSFRNAFKKSRLSRLIFKETRQQNNVKPIYQKQKRLKSSEDTKHMNICFIFKKDLIKSTQERDTSTKVVAINNII
- the SMC5 gene encoding structural maintenance of chromosomes protein 5, with the protein product MFKAGYIRKIQVENFVTYSYVEMYPGPNLNMIIGPNGTGKSTMVAAIILGLGGNPKTVGRGTRMAEYVKHTCNEAKIDIYLQDVQENSIIKITREFNIEDKTRWKINGQKCNASKIQDCIKQFNIQVDNLCQFLPQDRVADFAKLNKKELLKETQVALCRTDLITKQQALIDTRSKHVQLINQIEQKSKNLQDVQDINSRMEGRVQNFAKKIKFTEQIAAIERKIAWTEYESKREILSEIKKDKATAQEVYDRYRNEIQPFEREIHTYKEALSTLQQGNSKLMQSIRNHEGNINEANEKIETLTVKVREIEDDMNTKLAENDQWDRQIEEALSKLDDNKKTYETLMREANQGNDQKLVISREITNGMNQIRQFQVQREQLEQNCADGKTEMKALQHEQTRIENVKQTRLEQLKRINNDAYTAVLWLRSNRHLFKGEICEPMMLEINVYDVLKAKYIESMIPLRDRLAFTCTEKSDMNLLIRSLREQQGLSINALHSGPAPEGYNQPNIPIQNLKTYGFYTYVNTLFTAPEPIMRYLCESYRLHNIPVGDATTNNCYEKVPQQLSVFFSDRFRFAVHYSKYSGEKSSRQNLIRKDGGLSLSLDVVRLENVKGRCREIRRKVENLENQLANLNGPIQSLEEKIKSYKEKLMEVHKKKQQIDALGTKIASGQRYLKEMQNNKRSPEEIKSESRRKTKKIIQTMGLLIESLKKYFNELQRLIINCNLNSLKIETIRQKIEYMGSEITEKKGQIRDAKETLGLVTDKYNVAMQEAKDILQKAKALSKGVTPADVGFDEFRQIHDELGNDIEELNKKKEDLNSRIGCLNIADTTEMREYEDRVTQIGKLTQSIHDEKIETKKLEAKMQRLQNEWLSPLNDLLTTINLRFATSFEKLGCAGEIALCQGDDEKNYADYGIAIRVTYRSGEPLQELNTTIQSGGERAVATAAFMLALQELTPVPFRCVDEINQGMDATNERRIFKLVVETTCQADTSQYFLITPKLVPNLDYPRHLTVHIIHNGPFMNPDQKYSRSTLCNPQSNRIQ